In Osmerus mordax isolate fOsmMor3 chromosome 16, fOsmMor3.pri, whole genome shotgun sequence, the genomic stretch GTCCTTGCTGTTGCCCACGGCTCCATCGTCACTCAGGAACTCGTCATCGTCATCCTCGTCGTCCACCTCCTCTGGGTGGTGCATGGACACCACGCTGCCTTCTGGGAGGGAAATGCTTGGTCCTATCACCACCTGCAACATTTCAAAAAGAGAATGTGTAGCTCCTTGAGACCTTGTGGGGGAAACTTCACAACTATGCAAACTATCAAGACAGTACCATCCTGGTCTAGGTGAATGCTTAGAAACTCGTGACTTACGTTATAGGCCAGCACACACTGTTTGTTTAGCCTGACGCCCACTTTGACCTCGGCTCCGTCACACACCACAGACTGGCTGATGTCCACATTGTTGGCGATGTGAACGTTGTTCCAGATATAAGCGCGGTCCAGAACCACGTTATCCCCTATCAGAGGACATTACAGGAGTTGTTTACTCACAACATATAAACTTTATTGGCAACATCCATGACTAGATGAAATTCAGACATACTTTCCCAATGTATCTTTTCCATATTCAACTTAACTACTATTCATCACTAAAGTAAAACACATAAATTCATATGTAGGGCATGGTACCTATGGTGCAGTTGTTGCCGATGACACTGTTTGAGATGTGACAGTTTGCCCCAATGCTAGTGTCAGAGCCGATCAGAATGTTCTcctccatctgactcccatgacCCAGGCTGACCCCCGACCCCCGGTATACGTTGTGACGGGAGTGTGTGCAGCCACGGCCCTTCTGGTCGGTAAAGTTGGCCTCGGGCGTGAGGGGGTAGACCCAGCGTCGCACCATGTCCGACGATACAGAGTCATACATGAGCAGGTTAGACACCCGAGCTCCATAACCATCCTTGGtcatgtgcatgtgtatctgGTTTCCCAGGATCTAGAAAGGGAAACGCATATTCAACATTATAAGATACAAATACTAACAATACTACAAATATTACTGTTTAAGCAACATACTTTTTTCCCCTCTAAATTAATAATTATCGACTGAGTTCTTCCTTACCTCCTCATTAACCAAAATCCCTTTTACAAAGTCATTCCTCGTTTGGTAGTCAAAGTTGTCAGTGAAGAGCTCAGCTACCTGaaatgaacaacaacaaaactgcAGTTGTGTAGTGCTCATTAGTCATACATCAATTTCAGATGGGCTCCAGTTGTGCATACAGCCCAGAGCAGCATCTTACGGAAACTCACAGTACCTGTGGGGAGCAGATGCTGATGTGACAGTCCAGCAGGTCATATCGGATTTCAAACTCATCACTTCCACTGTGGAAAATATTCTGCATGCGAGAAAAGCCTAAATATATTAGTTGCTCCATACACTGCTTTTTATTGTCAAATTTCTTTTAAGCTGTAAAAGGGATACAGATAGCTAAAATTaaacaggtgtgtgttgtgagggagCATTCACCATTGGGAACTGCAGCTTCTTCAACCCCTGTGTCTTCTGATAGTGAAGAATGCGTTTGCTCTTGCTGTCTATGccaatgatgatgtcatcctcctCACAGCGTGACTTGTGTCCAGGCGAAGACTCTTTGAAGATCATGGTCATCACAGAGATGTTCTTCTCCATTTTACGACGATACCTGCATGGACAGaaattcagccaaatgcttcgaCAACACACCATTttctacacacaaaaacatgtagTTAGGGAACATGCAAATCAAATGACCCAAGCATCTTTGAAATCATGTGAAGACTGGCTCACCTGTGCTCATGCAAGGCTTGACTGACATCAATGTTTGACACCACGTCTCCATAGACGAGCACAAAGTCTGAACGGACCAGGGACTTGGCATCTACATCCCTCAGCACATCGCCGAGAGAACGGTATAGGTCCGAGGTGATGATGTGGACTACATTTGGAGAGGTGGGGCGGCACCATTTTGATTTACTGTTGGGGGAAAAGAAAGACATGAAAGTTCCACATAACGATTTGCAGTAAAAGGAGACTGTTCAATAATGACACAAATGGCCAAAAACTATGTGATAATGATGGAGTGCTTACAGTAAGTGCTCCTTGATCTTGTTGGACATCCAACAGCAGAAGACAAAGGTTTCCTGTACTCCTGTTGATGTCAGGAACTCTAGGGTGTAGTCAATCATCGCCACATTGCCAAGAGGTAGTAGAGCCtggaccacacaaacacaacagtgtAACATACTAACCTGCTTCAATGGCACACATAACGATTGAAGTGAGAAAGACACTTGAGAATAGAAACTATTGGTTACAGATCAAATTTCCAGGGCAGAATTGCCACTTCCCATCAGAATGAAGTCTTGTATTATTCAGCAAATGTGTAACTTCTGTTAGCTAACAATCTGCCTAATACACTTGAACGTATTGACTGTTCTaccctagctagctaacaatacAGCTAACACGCATGGTCTCCCCCTATATCCTTTTCTCACTCTACGTCCAGGGCCAGAACATTTCAAATGAAAGTTGTCATATTTCATCACATTTTTAGCTAGCGTAGCTTTAGTATGATTCTGTTTAGCTAGCAAGTTAGCAGTTACGTTAGTTGCTAGCCATAACCTTGTTGATGTAGGCTACCAGCCTAGTCATTCTGACATGCACTGCACTCCTTCATTTTCACATACGTACTCTGGGCTGGTCTTTCGAGATGGGGAAAAATCTCCGGTTGAAACTGTCAGCAACCAGCACTGCCTGGAGTGGTTGCTCGTCCTCATCTTGATCACCTGCTCCTTTCCTACCTGAAAGACCAGCACCTGAACGGTTCTGCtttccccctctcacagccatgTTTGACATCCCCCGTGTTTCCATAAGCTTTCGTCAGAAAGTACAACTACGGTGTCCTCTACAATGCAAACTTAATTGGTTAAAGCGCAAGCAACAACAATTTTTTTTGTCATACATGCACTATATGGTGTGGCCCTAAATAATGTGGACAACTGACTAAGTCACCATTACACATGCATGACTGAGCTTGTTGGACATTCCATTCTAAACCCATGGGTTTTAATAAGGAGTTGGTTGCCCTTTGCGGCGGTCCACAACCTTTTGGAGTGTCTGTAAGAATTTTCTCCAATTCTGCTAGAAAAGCATTTCCCACAAGTACAAAGCAAGGTTCATACATAAATGGTTCGTAGAGTTTGGTGTTGCAACATCAGTGCCCCATCCCCCAAATGCTCAATTATAAAAACATAATGGAAACTCAATTTTCTGTATACTGAGCTGTGTTCATAGTATTCTTCATATATTTTACACCCATGACCATTTTAAAATAGTGTTATTCTATGGGCAAACTCCagttcaataaataaataaataaatcccccAATTTACCAGAGGGGTACCTCTGACAAAATGACTCATATTCAAAACACCTTAAAGATGggtaattttttttattcacaAGTAGCAACATCTTCGCTACAATTGAGATttaacataaacacactcatCCCGTTCCAACCCGACTGTAGTTTAGGAAAGATCGTTcatgtagtgttttgttaaaTTTAATGTAACCAAAGATGCTATAGATTCTCATAGAACCGTTTGAAACGCTTGTAAATGTTACAATTGCATCGAAGAAAAAGTGTGACTACATTTGGTGGTGACCTGTAACCTTCTTTGCGTGTAAGAGAAGATCGTTATAACGAAGAGTCTTGGTCTTCCATGAGTTGGAAATTCCCTGAAGCCCAAACTGTGGACATAAAAAGCAAAAAAATTTCGGAATATGGTCTTTCTTTTCAGAATATAATAGAGATATGCATTATCTCCAATGACACTGGACTGCATTTAGTAGTGTAAATCACTCAGTAAAGGCCACATTTTTATGATCTTTAATAAACTAAACTTTGTCCAATAATACAAACTTAAATGTGGCCATAATCATaaaaaacacatgaaaacatTCATCCTACCTGAGCCCCAAGACAGGCCCCAATGAAGGAGCTTCTGCTACAGGTGCATCCCCCGCAGCGCATGGTgtctctgacagcctgctcatACCCCTTGGCTGTCAGGATCCCATGCAGTGCTGCTTGGAAAGCACCAGGCAAACCTAGAGGAACCAAAACAGAGATTGAAGACAGCTTTTTCCATGTTATCAATTCCAAACCCACATCTAACACCTTCCCAGAGCATGTGTTAGGATAACAGACTTCTCTCCTGATATTGCAGCATTATGGGAGGGAACAAAGCTTACCTCATGCGTTTGTAAACACAGCAGGGATCAGTTCCTGGGGACTCTTGGATAAATTCTCTTTTACTTGATAAATGTGCCCTGAAAGAGTATGTTTTATAAGAaatatgttaaatgttttatgttagtctttgttgttttttggtaTTTTTGAAATGCTAAAATAAATCTAACGGCAGATACCATAATATTTCCTGTAAAACGCTAAAGCACATATTGAAGAGAAGTTGGATGTCATCCATGACTCTGTCACATGATGTTAGTGTAGTGAAGAAACCATGA encodes the following:
- the eif2b5 gene encoding translation initiation factor eIF-2B subunit epsilon; its protein translation is MSNMAVRGGKQNRSGAGLSGRKGAGDQDEDEQPLQAVLVADSFNRRFFPISKDQPRALLPLGNVAMIDYTLEFLTSTGVQETFVFCCWMSNKIKEHLLKSKWCRPTSPNVVHIITSDLYRSLGDVLRDVDAKSLVRSDFVLVYGDVVSNIDVSQALHEHRYRRKMEKNISVMTMIFKESSPGHKSRCEEDDIIIGIDSKSKRILHYQKTQGLKKLQFPMNIFHSGSDEFEIRYDLLDCHISICSPQVAELFTDNFDYQTRNDFVKGILVNEEILGNQIHMHMTKDGYGARVSNLLMYDSVSSDMVRRWVYPLTPEANFTDQKGRGCTHSRHNVYRGSGVSLGHGSQMEENILIGSDTSIGANCHISNSVIGNNCTIGDNVVLDRAYIWNNVHIANNVDISQSVVCDGAEVKVGVRLNKQCVLAYNVVIGPSISLPEGSVVSMHHPEEVDDEDDDDEFLSDDGAVGNSKDKTKQKTFNPVEVGAEGRGYIWKASCLDDEDEELAQCLWGLVLNPDPESESESEASEDSQDPGSRSVSPEMDDVKVFQLEVLGTLQRGLEENIGCDNLVLEINSLKYAYNITLKEVMQILTRVVLEFPFQQQGPKLTTPQYTSLLLPLLKKWAPVFKNYIKRVQDYLDCLSAIEELFLEQETHWSAMVKVLMNMYQLEILEEDTILRWFSQGATTDQSKQLRKNQGLQKFIQWLEEAEEEGE